AAAGCGCTGCGGCGAGACGCCCTTGCGGAGAGAGATCGAACGCCAGACGCGCCCCGGCCGCGGCCACCATAAGTATAGCCCCGACAGGGCCGAGCAGAGTAGACAGAGACCCAGGACGCCGACGAGCTCCCTCCCCCACCACTCGCGCAGCAACAGCGAGGAGTGCAATCGGTAGATCGTGAACGCAAACGCGTTCGTGTAGTCGCGCCGCCCGAGGACCGCTCCATTCGAGGGGTCGATCATCGTGGTCCAGAGGTCCGAATGAGACCCTTTGTCGGGCGCATGAATCGCGATCCAAACGGGCCAGGTCTTGTCGGGCGCGATGATGGATGTGATCGGCGCCGGGTCGGCCGCAGCCGCCGCTTGCATCGCTTCGGCGGCCGTAACATTGTGTTCGGAGCCGAGAGGATTGTAGAGCGCCGGATTCAGCGCAGCGTCGATCTCACGGTAGAAGACGTTGAAGCTGCCGGTGAGGCCGATGAGAACGAGCAGAGCGCCGGCGACGAGCCCGACCCATCTGTGCAGCAACATGAACGCCCCGCGTAAACGGGGCGTCCATGCGGCGGGAGGGCCAGCGACCACAGCGAGCTTCCTCTCTCAGAAGTCCACTGTGGTCGAAACCAGGAATGTGCGAGGCGCGCCTGCGGTGAGAAGACCACGTCCGGTCGTCGCCCAATAGTTGGTGTCGAGGACATTCTCGACACCGAGGCGCAGCGTCACCGGACGGCCCTCTATGTCGATAGTGTAGCGCCCACCGAGGTCCAGCCGTGTCCATTCTGGTATGCTCTGCGTGTTGGCCTGATCGTAAAACTGGGACGACGTGTAAATGACGCGACCGGTGAGTGTCGCAGTTCCCGGCGCAGACCAGAACGGCAGGTCGTATTCGCCGTATAGATTGAGCTGTACGTCCGGGACCCCGGCGGCGGTCTTGCCATTATTGGTTCCGCTGGCGGTCTTCGTCAGCACGCCGTCGAGCAGGGTGACGCCGCCGAGAAGCCGCACTCCCGGCAAAGGTTCGCCGAAGACATTGAACTCCAGACCGCGGTTGCGTTGCTCGCCATCGACCGAGAACCGCCGGGTCGTCGGATCGGTGAAGCTGCTCGGCTGAGTGATGTCGAAGGCGGCGAAGGTCAATCCGAGAACTCCGAAGTCGTATTTGGCGCCGACTTCGATCTGCCTCGCTATGAAGGCCGGAAACGCCTCGCCGGCGTTTATCGCATTCACCGGCGCGATGCCGCCCGAGGTCAACCCTTGCATATAGTTCGCGTAGAGCGACAGTTTCTCGAGCGGTTTCACTACCAATCCGGCCGCAGGGCTGAAAGCCTGATTTGTGGTGCTCGACGCGATCAGCCCCGTATTGGCGTTATAATTCTTGACGTCGATCTGCTGCCAGCGTCCGCCCAGGGTGAGGAGCACCCTGTCGTCGAAGGCCGACAATGTATCGGCGAACGCGACGCCGCGATTCATGCGTGCGGCCGTCCGCGGCGCGTCTCGCGGTAAACCGAAATCGCTTCGCGCAGGGACATAGAGAGGAACAAAAACGTTCGAGGTGATCACGCGGCCGACGGTCGAGTTGATAATCCCCGTGTCCTGCCACATACCGACAGCAGAAGCTGCGAGCTGATGCTTGATCGGACCCGTCTCGAAGCGGGTGCGTAGACCAATGTCGGTCGTATTGCTCTGCACGTCCTGCGGCGTGAGAGTGGGCGTCATGCGGAAGTCGCCGCGCGCGTTGAATATCTGCAGCACTCCTCCGAAAAACAGCTCGTCGAACCGGGAGTGGCCGAACGCCGCATAGACGGTGGCGTTTTCCGATACGTCATATTCAGCGCGCAATGCGCCGTGCCAATGGCGGGCGTTATAATATTCCCATGGCTGCTGCGGGTTGATGACCAGCGATGGCGAACTCGGAATCGGAAAGCCAGTCGATACGGTTTTCTGCCGCGTCGGCGCGTCGAGATCGCGCCTTTGGAGTTCGAGATCGGTGGTAACGCGCAATCTTTCGCCACGGTAGTCTAGAGCCAGCGCTGCGACCCCGAACTCTTCGCCTTGGAAGTCGATCGGCGCGCTGCCCTTGCGATAGGCGCCATTGAAGCGAATGCCCCACTCGTTATTCGGACCAAAACGGCGGCCGACGTCTACATGTGTGCCGAGCTGTCCGCGGGACGCGAAGCTCGTCGTAACGCGCGTGATCGGCGCGTCGGTCGCCCGTTTGGGAATGAGGTTGATCGCGCCGCCGATCGTTCCGAGCGGCGGCACGCCGTTCAGAAGAGCGTTCGGCCCCTTGAGAACCTCTATGCGCTCCATAGGCTCGATCGCCTGGCTGCGCCAATCGGCGACGCCATAGAGACCGTCGATTGCAAAATCGCCGGCGAATACGGGAAGGCCGCGGACCAGAAATCCATCGATTCCGCCATATCTGGGCGCGTTTGTGCGGATCGAGGAATCATTGTCGGCCACGTCCGTCATGCTTCGCGCCTGCTGATCGCGAACGAGCTTTTCCGTATAGCTGGTAAGGCTGAGCGGCGTGTTGAAGATATTGCGATTGCCGAGCAGGCCCACGCGAGCGCCGCTGCCAACCAGACCGCCGGCGTATGGCGCGGGCGGTTGCCCGATGACGCCCGTCGGCGGGGTTTTGTCGGCGGACGGACGAGGCGCCTCGCGCGCGCCGGCAGTCTCCGCTTGTATGTCGATGGTCGGAAGGGCTTGTTGCGCATCGGCCGGCAAAGCGCTGCAAGCGGCGACGAACAACAAAGAAGCAGCCCCGCGAGGCGCGTTGTGAGATATGCGACTCATGAAAAGCGAACCCCAGCTCAGTGCAACAATTTCGGCTGGCTGGCTCGGCGCGTCGGCCTGGCTGGCTTGCTACATATGTGCGCCGCCACTGGCGCGCATGTTGGAATGTCCACTCTTGTCTTAGCCGAGGCATGACCATTCGATCAAGGATTATGGCCGGTGACTACTTTGAAAGATTTCCAAGCGGCAAACTGCAATGCTTCCAATGAGACGCTTCGAGCATTGACCGGCGACATTGCTTTGTCGAGATTCTTTGCATGGCCGAATTCAACGATCATCCCACAAAACGGAATTTCGATCCGCAGCAGGCTTCAGAAAGCCGAGCCGTGACTCGCGAGCACCATGCGCGCGACCTCTTGGGCGAGAAAAAGGAAGCCACGATCGTCCACGCCGGAGAACGTTATCGCCTCCGCATTACTGCGAACAATAAGCTCATTCTGACCAAATGAGATGCGTACGGCCGGCCGCCAGTTCCTCGCGTCCGGAGCCGAATGTTTTCGTGGCAATGCGAGTGCAGGCGATCCGCTTTTGACGTCGAGCCTATTAACCCCGAGCACGAGCGCCAGTCATGGAATATACATCGATCTCACCTGTCACCATGTTCTTGAACGCCGGTCCGGTCGGCAAGATCGTGATGTCCATTTTGCTTCTCGCGTCGATTTGGACGTGGGCGCTGATCATCGAAGGCGCAGTCGCCGTCATTCGCATCTCCTGATCGGCGCGCATCGCGCGCAGCGGCGGACAGGCCGCTCTGCTGGCGCCGATCGAAGCGGCCGGCGCGCACGCCGCCTCCTTCGATCTGCCCGGCGAGTCGATCGGCGAGAAGCGCGAGCGCATCGCAGAGATCAT
This Methylocystis iwaonis DNA region includes the following protein-coding sequences:
- a CDS encoding TonB-dependent receptor: MFVAACSALPADAQQALPTIDIQAETAGAREAPRPSADKTPPTGVIGQPPAPYAGGLVGSGARVGLLGNRNIFNTPLSLTSYTEKLVRDQQARSMTDVADNDSSIRTNAPRYGGIDGFLVRGLPVFAGDFAIDGLYGVADWRSQAIEPMERIEVLKGPNALLNGVPPLGTIGGAINLIPKRATDAPITRVTTSFASRGQLGTHVDVGRRFGPNNEWGIRFNGAYRKGSAPIDFQGEEFGVAALALDYRGERLRVTTDLELQRRDLDAPTRQKTVSTGFPIPSSPSLVINPQQPWEYYNARHWHGALRAEYDVSENATVYAAFGHSRFDELFFGGVLQIFNARGDFRMTPTLTPQDVQSNTTDIGLRTRFETGPIKHQLAASAVGMWQDTGIINSTVGRVITSNVFVPLYVPARSDFGLPRDAPRTAARMNRGVAFADTLSAFDDRVLLTLGGRWQQIDVKNYNANTGLIASSTTNQAFSPAAGLVVKPLEKLSLYANYMQGLTSGGIAPVNAINAGEAFPAFIARQIEVGAKYDFGVLGLTFAAFDITQPSSFTDPTTRRFSVDGEQRNRGLEFNVFGEPLPGVRLLGGVTLLDGVLTKTASGTNNGKTAAGVPDVQLNLYGEYDLPFWSAPGTATLTGRVIYTSSQFYDQANTQSIPEWTRLDLGGRYTIDIEGRPVTLRLGVENVLDTNYWATTGRGLLTAGAPRTFLVSTTVDF
- the hemP gene encoding hemin uptake protein HemP, which gives rise to MAEFNDHPTKRNFDPQQASESRAVTREHHARDLLGEKKEATIVHAGERYRLRITANNKLILTK